A DNA window from Micromonospora sp. NBC_01739 contains the following coding sequences:
- a CDS encoding aminotransferase-like domain-containing protein → MNDGNATGRVIQDLRRLAAVAGPGTRLPSVRELTGRHRASPVTVAEAIRHLVREGLVETRPGRGTYVAARPDEPRTADLSWQTVALGARRPGEEEMQALLALPPAGAIPLSGGYLEAELQPAAALGAALTRAARQPASWQRGPVEGRADLRAWFAREVGGGLRAEDMVICPGGQAALSTALRALATPGDALLVESPTYLGALAAAQAAGLRVVPVPADSDGVRPDQLAAAFARTGARLFYCQPLHANPHGATLAAHRRAQVAEAVRDAGAFLIEDDYARDLTIDGSAPPPLAAEDPDGHVVYLRSLTKSTAPGLRVAALGAVGPAGARLRAARLLDDFFVAGPLQQATIEFLTAPAWARHLRALRTALRARREALLTALRRHLPDLVDRQPVPRGGLHLWLRLPEGTDDLTLAAAAAAEGVVVFPGRPWYAAEAPAAHLRLTYAAAGPDLMDEAVRRLSRALDQQGRAPRR, encoded by the coding sequence ATGAATGACGGTAACGCAACGGGCCGCGTTATCCAAGATCTGCGTCGGTTGGCCGCCGTCGCCGGTCCCGGCACCCGACTGCCCTCGGTACGCGAGTTGACCGGTCGGCACCGGGCCTCGCCGGTCACCGTCGCCGAGGCGATCCGGCACCTCGTCCGGGAAGGCCTGGTCGAGACCCGGCCCGGTCGAGGCACCTATGTGGCGGCCCGGCCGGACGAGCCCCGTACCGCCGACCTGTCCTGGCAGACCGTCGCCCTCGGCGCCCGCCGTCCCGGCGAGGAGGAGATGCAGGCGTTACTGGCGTTACCGCCCGCCGGGGCGATCCCGCTGTCCGGCGGCTATCTGGAGGCGGAGTTGCAGCCCGCCGCCGCCCTCGGCGCCGCGCTCACCCGCGCCGCCCGACAGCCCGCGTCGTGGCAGCGTGGACCGGTCGAGGGACGGGCGGACCTGCGCGCCTGGTTCGCCCGCGAGGTCGGCGGCGGGCTGCGCGCCGAGGACATGGTGATCTGTCCGGGTGGCCAGGCCGCGCTGTCGACGGCCCTGCGGGCCCTCGCCACGCCCGGCGACGCACTGCTCGTCGAGTCGCCGACCTACCTGGGTGCGCTGGCCGCCGCCCAGGCGGCGGGGCTGCGGGTGGTGCCGGTGCCCGCCGACTCAGACGGAGTACGACCCGACCAGTTGGCCGCCGCGTTCGCCCGCACCGGTGCCCGGCTGTTCTACTGCCAACCCCTGCACGCCAACCCGCACGGCGCCACCCTGGCCGCCCACCGCCGAGCCCAGGTCGCCGAGGCGGTACGCGACGCCGGGGCGTTCCTGATCGAGGACGACTACGCCCGTGACCTCACCATCGACGGGTCGGCCCCGCCGCCACTGGCCGCCGAGGACCCGGACGGGCATGTCGTCTACCTGCGTTCGCTGACCAAATCCACCGCACCCGGGCTGCGGGTGGCCGCACTCGGCGCGGTCGGGCCGGCCGGTGCCCGGCTCCGCGCGGCCCGACTGCTCGACGACTTCTTCGTCGCCGGCCCACTGCAACAGGCCACGATCGAGTTCCTCACCGCCCCGGCGTGGGCGCGTCACCTCCGGGCGCTGCGTACCGCACTGCGGGCCCGGCGCGAGGCGCTGTTGACCGCGCTGCGCCGGCACCTGCCGGACCTCGTCGACCGACAGCCGGTGCCACGCGGCGGCCTGCACCTGTGGCTCCGGCTGCCCGAGGGCACCGACGACCTGACGTTGGCCGCCGCCGCGGCGGCCGAGGGCGTCGTCGTCTTCCCCGGTCGTCCCTGGTACGCCGCCGAAGCACCGGCGGCGCACCTGCGCCTCACCTACGCCGCCGCCGGGCCCGACCTGATGGACGAGGCCGTCCGGCGCCTGTCCCGTGCCCTGGACCAGCAGGGCCGCGCCCCTCGACGGTGA
- a CDS encoding DMT family transporter: MREESSATARSTVTPPDRAVGLMLGALGVLAFSMSLPATRIAVQQLDPWFVAFGRCVGAALLGWAYLRVTGAPRPSPGQWRRLSLVALGVVVGFPLFTSLALTTQTASHGAIVIAVLPAMTAVFAVLRAGERPPPLFWVASTGGLLAILTFLLANGAVLGTPAVADLFLLAAVVLAGLGYAEGGALARELGGARTICWALLLSLPVTVPITAVAALADPPHADAGAWSAFGYLTVVSMFLGFFAWYAGLARGGIAQVGQIQLAQPVLTLVWSALLLGERVTPASIAAALVVLACIALVQRTRTTRPATVPVPAATVAGENASRR; encoded by the coding sequence ATGAGAGAAGAGAGTAGCGCTACTGCCCGGTCGACGGTAACGCCGCCCGATCGGGCGGTCGGTCTGATGCTCGGCGCGCTGGGCGTGCTCGCCTTCAGCATGTCGCTGCCGGCCACCCGGATCGCCGTACAGCAACTCGATCCGTGGTTCGTCGCCTTCGGACGCTGCGTCGGCGCGGCGCTGCTGGGCTGGGCCTATCTGCGGGTCACCGGGGCGCCACGGCCGAGCCCGGGTCAGTGGCGCCGGTTGTCACTCGTCGCCCTCGGCGTGGTGGTCGGCTTTCCGCTGTTCACCTCGTTGGCGCTGACCACCCAGACCGCCTCGCACGGCGCGATCGTCATCGCCGTGCTGCCCGCCATGACCGCCGTGTTCGCCGTGCTGCGCGCCGGGGAACGCCCGCCGCCGCTGTTCTGGGTCGCCAGCACGGGCGGACTGCTGGCGATCCTCACCTTCCTCCTCGCCAACGGCGCGGTGCTCGGCACCCCGGCCGTGGCGGACCTGTTCCTGCTCGCGGCGGTCGTGCTCGCCGGTCTGGGGTACGCCGAGGGCGGCGCGCTCGCCCGCGAACTGGGCGGCGCCCGGACGATCTGCTGGGCCCTGCTGCTCTCGCTGCCCGTCACCGTGCCGATCACCGCCGTCGCCGCCCTGGCCGATCCTCCGCACGCCGACGCCGGCGCCTGGTCGGCGTTCGGCTATCTCACCGTGGTGTCGATGTTCCTCGGCTTCTTCGCCTGGTACGCCGGACTGGCCCGGGGCGGCATCGCCCAGGTCGGCCAGATCCAACTCGCCCAGCCCGTGCTCACCCTGGTCTGGTCGGCACTGCTGCTCGGCGAACGGGTCACCCCGGCCTCGATCGCGGCCGCCCTGGTGGTGCTGGCCTGCATCGCGCTGGTCCAACGCACCCGCACCACCAGGCCGGCGACCGTGCCGGTGCCGGCGGCGACCGTCGCCGGTGAGAACGCCTCCCGCCGGTGA
- a CDS encoding SAM-dependent methyltransferase, translated as MADGAAVTGGERNKSTLDTGVPQTARIWNYLLGGKDNFAADREVGDQIIANLPQLAENARLSRAYLTRAIRYLAGDAGIRQFLDIGTGLPTADNTHEVAQSVNPQARIVYVDNDPLVLTHARALLVGTPEGATDYVDADLRDPAGILRQAARILDLGQPVALILMGILGHIESDQEAKSIIDSIMAELPSGSYLAMYDGSDTSEAVTEAARIWNVSANPKYHLRSPERIAALFEGLELVEPGVVSVTRWRPDGADPDPAEIDQYCAVGRKP; from the coding sequence GTGGCGGACGGTGCGGCCGTGACCGGTGGCGAACGAAACAAGTCCACCTTGGACACCGGCGTGCCGCAGACCGCCCGGATCTGGAACTACCTGCTCGGCGGCAAGGACAACTTCGCCGCCGACCGCGAGGTCGGCGACCAGATCATCGCCAACCTGCCGCAGCTGGCGGAGAACGCCCGCCTCTCCCGGGCCTACCTGACCCGGGCCATCCGCTACCTGGCCGGCGACGCCGGCATCCGGCAGTTCCTCGACATCGGCACCGGCCTGCCCACCGCCGACAACACCCACGAGGTGGCCCAGTCGGTGAACCCGCAGGCGCGCATCGTCTATGTCGACAACGACCCCCTGGTGCTGACCCACGCGCGGGCGTTGCTGGTCGGCACCCCCGAGGGCGCCACCGACTACGTCGACGCGGACCTGCGGGACCCGGCGGGCATCCTTCGCCAGGCGGCCCGCATCCTGGATCTGGGCCAGCCGGTGGCGCTCATCCTGATGGGCATCCTCGGTCACATCGAGTCCGACCAGGAAGCCAAGTCGATCATCGACAGCATCATGGCCGAACTGCCGTCGGGCAGCTACCTGGCGATGTACGACGGCAGCGACACCAGTGAGGCGGTCACCGAGGCGGCACGGATCTGGAACGTCTCCGCCAACCCCAAGTACCACCTGCGCAGTCCGGAACGGATCGCCGCCCTGTTCGAGGGACTGGAACTGGTAGAGCCCGGGGTCGTCTCGGTCACCCGCTGGCGGCCCGACGGCGCCGATCCCGACCCCGCCGAGATCGACCAGTACTGCGCGGTCGGCCGCAAGCCGTAA
- a CDS encoding dihydrofolate reductase family protein, with the protein MRTLIVTEFMSLDGVIDSPGGGSHPHAGWTFKDVPMDEAVWEIKAREEQEAGALLIGRVSYDEFAPVWPTMEEFAAYNAMPKYVVSTTLTDPRWHNTTVLRSLDEVAALKQGEGGTILVHGSATLAQGLAAAGLVDRYHLLVFPLLLGGGRRLFAPEGADKQRLTLVEHATYGNGVQLAIYDVIH; encoded by the coding sequence ATGCGTACGTTGATCGTCACCGAGTTCATGTCCCTGGACGGCGTGATCGATTCACCGGGCGGGGGCAGTCACCCGCACGCCGGTTGGACGTTCAAGGACGTGCCGATGGACGAGGCCGTGTGGGAGATCAAGGCCCGCGAGGAGCAGGAGGCGGGGGCGTTGCTGATCGGCCGGGTCAGCTACGACGAGTTCGCCCCGGTCTGGCCGACCATGGAGGAGTTCGCGGCGTACAACGCGATGCCGAAGTACGTGGTGTCGACCACCCTCACCGATCCCCGGTGGCACAACACCACGGTGTTGCGGTCCCTCGACGAGGTCGCCGCCCTCAAGCAGGGCGAGGGCGGCACCATCCTGGTGCACGGCAGCGCCACCCTGGCCCAGGGGCTCGCCGCGGCGGGTCTGGTCGACCGGTACCACCTGCTGGTCTTTCCGCTGCTGCTCGGCGGCGGTCGGCGGCTGTTCGCCCCGGAGGGGGCCGACAAGCAGCGGCTGACCCTGGTCGAGCACGCCACCTATGGCAACGGAGTGCAGTTGGCGATCTACGACGTCATCCACTGA
- a CDS encoding M14 family zinc carboxypeptidase translates to MRRTRQRIALLVVPVLVGSVLLAGQPAVAESAAAPEPTAEAGRSHLEHADNADVVRIHLTGSDMLDRVVAAGFDLEHGLQRVPDGIEGEAVVTPEQRVELEAMGVRILAEGEGFTWSDEADGGFQAVGARAATARSMPEATTMSTQSHEAAVRIARADWFTTKGQGFLYVEARTTEGAQTDPIVGMQLENDSGQGTDFAFARTMSRFIDSGQYMFHRNLFKLDTRPSQIRVTSSTGGVAVGPVSDWLEDGEPPLTDKPGYKWNLVDGYKHPQQLHDRMDEIARENPKIAEIVYLPYKTNGYQRKAQATIGGTGQSAVVVTSAAWGHEGGNDITVEFVDRPGANLPLSVEVNGKAVRVLLAKDSSGALASTAAEVATALKTQSNGLIDRSHPYRTNAGTGIVAPTAPVALSDFLDEKRVGAPEGDVPRGPNTVRVLRIGKHRDGKKPGVLIQAQDHAREWVPATTTLETAERLVANYKTDKETKKIVDNTDIFLIPTNNPDGANYSFYNFASQRRNMTNHCPDADADPARRNSWGVDLNRNYRVGSAQDGYAGGSFVCTSNTYQGPEKLSEPEAKNIVWLAETYSNIKFFMSVHSNGGQLFWQPGAYKADGRVTTPRPPLGDEMFYWQAASRILSQVKAYRETVVTPENVGGSSDVLYSSAGNVREDLYHTYGIYSFGWEVGGSVYNPATGNWQGGSFQPPWEGNPELVSGHAETMEYANGIMEMFRIAAEWGKDKKAPTSTLVPGAGRFSGPVDVRFEVSEPATIYYTTDGSRPTLDSPRYKATEFREPGEVFHVTETTTFHWFSVDAAGNIEKNYDPSKADKRNNFNKATITIGDADPDKPKKDKKKDKKGKGKPKK, encoded by the coding sequence ATGCGGCGCACGCGACAACGCATCGCTCTTCTCGTAGTACCCGTGCTGGTGGGCAGCGTTCTGCTGGCCGGCCAACCGGCCGTCGCGGAGTCCGCGGCAGCGCCGGAGCCCACGGCCGAGGCCGGTCGCTCCCACCTGGAGCACGCGGACAACGCCGACGTGGTGCGGATCCACCTGACCGGGTCGGACATGCTCGACCGGGTGGTGGCTGCGGGCTTCGACCTGGAGCACGGCCTTCAGCGGGTGCCGGACGGCATCGAGGGTGAAGCCGTGGTGACCCCCGAGCAGCGCGTCGAACTTGAGGCGATGGGGGTCCGGATCCTCGCCGAGGGTGAGGGCTTCACCTGGAGCGACGAGGCCGACGGTGGGTTCCAGGCCGTCGGTGCCCGGGCCGCGACCGCCCGGTCGATGCCCGAGGCGACGACCATGTCGACCCAGAGCCACGAGGCGGCGGTACGTATCGCGCGCGCCGACTGGTTCACCACCAAGGGCCAGGGCTTCCTCTACGTCGAGGCGCGCACCACCGAGGGTGCGCAGACCGACCCGATCGTCGGCATGCAGCTGGAGAACGACTCCGGCCAGGGCACCGACTTCGCCTTCGCCCGGACGATGAGCCGGTTCATCGACTCCGGCCAGTACATGTTCCACCGGAACCTGTTCAAGCTGGACACCCGGCCGAGCCAGATCCGGGTCACCAGCTCCACCGGTGGCGTCGCGGTCGGCCCGGTGTCCGACTGGTTGGAAGACGGCGAGCCGCCGCTGACCGACAAGCCGGGCTACAAGTGGAACCTGGTCGACGGGTACAAGCACCCGCAGCAGCTGCACGACCGGATGGACGAGATCGCTCGGGAGAACCCGAAGATCGCCGAGATCGTCTACCTGCCGTACAAGACGAACGGCTACCAGCGGAAGGCGCAGGCCACCATCGGTGGCACCGGCCAGTCCGCGGTCGTCGTCACCTCCGCGGCCTGGGGCCACGAGGGCGGCAACGACATCACGGTCGAGTTCGTCGACCGGCCCGGCGCCAACCTGCCGCTGTCCGTTGAGGTCAACGGCAAGGCCGTGCGGGTCCTGCTCGCCAAGGACTCCTCCGGTGCGCTGGCCAGCACCGCCGCTGAGGTCGCGACGGCCCTGAAGACCCAGTCCAACGGGCTGATCGACCGCTCGCACCCGTACCGCACGAACGCCGGCACCGGCATCGTGGCGCCGACGGCGCCGGTGGCGCTGAGCGACTTCCTGGACGAGAAGCGTGTCGGTGCGCCCGAGGGTGACGTGCCGCGTGGCCCGAACACGGTCCGCGTGCTGCGGATCGGCAAGCACCGTGACGGCAAGAAGCCCGGTGTCCTGATCCAGGCCCAGGACCACGCCCGCGAGTGGGTGCCGGCGACGACCACCCTGGAGACCGCGGAGCGGCTGGTCGCCAACTACAAGACCGACAAGGAGACCAAGAAGATCGTCGACAACACCGACATCTTCCTGATCCCCACGAACAACCCCGACGGGGCGAACTACAGCTTCTACAACTTCGCCTCGCAGCGGCGCAACATGACCAACCACTGCCCGGACGCGGACGCCGACCCGGCTCGCCGTAACTCCTGGGGCGTGGACCTGAACCGCAACTACCGGGTGGGCTCCGCCCAGGACGGTTACGCCGGCGGCTCGTTCGTCTGCACCAGCAACACGTACCAGGGTCCGGAGAAGCTGTCGGAGCCGGAGGCGAAGAACATCGTCTGGCTCGCCGAGACCTACTCGAACATCAAGTTCTTCATGTCGGTGCACTCCAACGGTGGCCAGCTGTTCTGGCAGCCGGGCGCCTACAAGGCCGACGGTCGGGTCACCACCCCCCGTCCGCCGCTGGGTGACGAGATGTTCTACTGGCAGGCCGCCTCCCGCATCCTGTCCCAGGTGAAGGCGTACCGGGAGACCGTGGTCACCCCGGAGAACGTGGGTGGCTCCTCCGACGTGCTCTACTCGTCCGCCGGCAACGTCCGCGAGGACCTGTACCACACCTACGGCATCTACTCCTTCGGCTGGGAGGTCGGTGGCTCGGTCTACAACCCGGCGACCGGCAACTGGCAGGGCGGCTCCTTCCAGCCGCCGTGGGAGGGCAACCCCGAGCTGGTCAGCGGGCACGCCGAGACCATGGAGTACGCCAACGGCATCATGGAGATGTTCCGGATCGCGGCGGAGTGGGGCAAGGACAAGAAGGCCCCCACCTCCACGCTGGTGCCGGGCGCCGGCCGGTTCTCCGGCCCGGTGGACGTACGGTTCGAGGTCAGCGAGCCGGCGACCATCTACTACACCACCGACGGCAGCCGCCCGACCCTCGACTCGCCCCGTTACAAGGCGACCGAGTTCCGGGAGCCGGGCGAGGTGTTCCACGTGACCGAGACGACGACCTTCCACTGGTTCTCGGTCGACGCGGCGGGCAACATCGAGAAGAACTACGACCCGTCGAAGGCCGACAAGCGCAACAACTTCAACAAGGCCACGATCACCATCGGTGACGCGGACCCGGACAAGCCCAAGAAGGACAAGAAGAAGGACAAGAAGGGCAAGGGCAAGCCCAAGAAGTAG
- a CDS encoding DHA2 family efflux MFS transporter permease subunit has translation MKQQSVPTSDKLDAAVLKVAGVVVLGAIMSILDVTVVSVALPTFQSEFDASYARVAWTMTGYTLALATVIPLSGWAADRFGTKRLYMLALALFTIGSGLCATADTIGQLIAYRVVQGLGGGMLMPLGMTIMTRAAGPHRIGRLMAVLGIPMLLGPIGGPILGGWLIDVASWHWIFLINLPIGLVALVYAQMALPKDNPEPSESFDFLGMLMLSPGLALFLYGVSTLPETGTFADNGVWVPMLIGAALVVAFVVYSFRPRHPLLDLRLFRNRRLTVAAVTMFVFIIAFMGAGLLFPSYFLQVRGESTLAAGLLIAPQGIGAMVTMPIAGMLADKVPVGRTVPFALLLIIAGFATFTQVDADTSYVLICGSLFVMGLGMGGTMMPIMTSALRTLTGHEVARGSTLVNILQQIGGSIGAAVMSVILTNELNKSTPIPGVTDPNGNPVTEAGLAIAAQQQPELLQQFPVEPSLIERGLNFAADAFASTFWVAFALVALTLIPAAFLPRRRERSHLLDDQPGDQPKAPVVIH, from the coding sequence GTGAAACAGCAGTCTGTCCCGACCTCGGACAAGCTCGACGCGGCGGTTCTCAAGGTGGCCGGCGTCGTCGTGCTCGGCGCGATCATGTCGATCCTCGACGTGACCGTGGTCAGCGTCGCCCTGCCGACCTTCCAGAGCGAGTTCGACGCCTCGTACGCCCGGGTGGCCTGGACGATGACCGGCTACACCCTCGCCCTGGCCACGGTCATCCCGCTCAGTGGGTGGGCGGCCGACCGGTTCGGCACGAAGCGCCTCTACATGCTGGCCCTGGCGCTGTTCACCATCGGGTCCGGGCTCTGCGCGACCGCCGACACCATCGGGCAGTTGATCGCCTACCGGGTGGTGCAGGGCCTGGGCGGCGGAATGCTCATGCCCCTGGGTATGACGATCATGACCCGGGCGGCCGGGCCGCACCGGATCGGTCGGCTGATGGCCGTGCTGGGCATCCCGATGCTGCTAGGCCCGATCGGCGGACCGATCCTCGGCGGCTGGCTGATCGATGTGGCGAGCTGGCACTGGATCTTCCTGATCAACCTGCCGATCGGCCTGGTCGCCCTGGTGTACGCGCAGATGGCCCTGCCGAAGGACAACCCCGAGCCCTCGGAGTCCTTCGACTTCCTCGGCATGTTGATGCTCTCGCCCGGCCTGGCCCTGTTCCTCTACGGCGTGTCGACCCTGCCGGAGACCGGCACCTTCGCCGACAACGGGGTGTGGGTGCCCATGCTGATCGGCGCGGCCCTGGTGGTGGCCTTCGTCGTCTACTCGTTCCGGCCCCGGCACCCCCTGCTGGACCTGCGGCTGTTCCGTAACCGCCGATTGACCGTGGCGGCGGTGACGATGTTCGTGTTCATCATCGCCTTCATGGGTGCCGGGCTGCTGTTCCCCAGCTACTTCCTCCAGGTGCGGGGCGAGTCGACCCTGGCCGCCGGTCTGCTGATCGCCCCGCAGGGCATCGGGGCGATGGTGACCATGCCGATCGCCGGGATGCTCGCCGACAAGGTGCCGGTGGGCCGGACGGTGCCCTTCGCCCTGCTGCTGATCATCGCCGGGTTCGCCACCTTCACCCAGGTGGACGCGGACACCTCGTACGTGTTGATCTGTGGCTCGCTGTTCGTGATGGGTCTGGGCATGGGTGGCACCATGATGCCGATCATGACCTCGGCGTTGCGGACCCTGACCGGGCACGAGGTGGCCCGCGGCTCCACCCTGGTCAACATTCTCCAGCAGATCGGTGGCTCCATCGGAGCCGCGGTGATGTCGGTGATCCTGACCAACGAGCTGAACAAGTCCACCCCGATCCCGGGGGTGACCGACCCGAACGGGAACCCGGTCACCGAGGCCGGCCTGGCCATCGCGGCCCAGCAGCAGCCGGAACTGCTCCAGCAGTTCCCGGTCGAGCCGTCGCTGATCGAGCGGGGGCTGAACTTCGCCGCCGACGCCTTCGCCAGCACCTTCTGGGTGGCCTTCGCCCTGGTCGCGTTGACCCTCATCCCGGCGGCCTTCCTGCCCCGTCGGCGCGAGCGGTCCCACCTGCTCGACGACCAGCCCGGGGACCAGCCGAAGGCCCCGGTCGTCATCCACTGA
- a CDS encoding DUF4913 domain-containing protein, with amino-acid sequence MTTVYDSPPAPATVAAPAPPPPPPPRPRFISFLDDQEYDEAMVRLSLWVEHVLLPTYGREVTSAAPWCPQWWNHAEAVVQLHALWLAWEELTGYAGGPLGPANWHRDYLGPVMNSLRDPAGPFAGCKTGSHRAKTTPVVEPFPMGL; translated from the coding sequence ATGACGACCGTGTACGACTCACCGCCAGCACCGGCGACGGTCGCCGCCCCAGCGCCGCCACCACCGCCGCCACCCCGGCCGCGTTTCATCTCCTTCCTCGACGACCAGGAGTACGACGAGGCAATGGTCCGGCTGAGCCTCTGGGTGGAGCATGTCCTGCTGCCGACGTACGGCCGGGAGGTGACTTCGGCAGCGCCCTGGTGTCCGCAGTGGTGGAACCATGCCGAGGCGGTGGTCCAACTGCACGCGCTGTGGCTGGCCTGGGAGGAGTTGACCGGCTATGCGGGCGGTCCGTTGGGTCCGGCCAACTGGCACCGGGACTACCTGGGCCCGGTGATGAACTCGCTGCGGGATCCGGCCGGCCCCTTCGCCGGTTGCAAGACCGGGTCACACCGGGCGAAGACGACGCCGGTCGTGGAACCGTTTCCGATGGGCCTCTGA
- a CDS encoding glycoside hydrolase family 19 protein, translating to MALRKAQAARQAGSSIFKLDASQLLWAVISVVGLFPLVVLALLALIVLLVIFAMAGGSQLTSASADPSDPNGQTSRVNALIELSGGDGRGTFDPRNIPDQDLVAPIREAAKKCDLLTPVILAAQIDYASAFDPDMEGPQGRKGLSQLTPEVFDEFGEDDDDSGEASVLDPEDSIHAHARYFCHLAERTGQLSKEKKVVGDHLSLTLMAWEIGLETVEAQGGMPVLALGAYPFQVRGLFEKYTSTGTEEPDPDPVTDEPDPEPDGDPDPDPTPPDEDGPDVDGSTLLSESVFTAMFPNRNSFYTYAGLRDAMAKFPAFAATGDEQTRKRELAAFLANVNHESGGLVHIEEINQAAWGNYCDTGQPYGCPAGQTAYHGRGPIQLSWNTNYKAAGDALGLDLLNQPDLVRDDPSVAWQTALWFWTTQTGAGTMTAHSAMTGGGGFGETIRTINGALECGGGNSAQVQARVAAYERFATSLGVEVGNEDDLTC from the coding sequence ATGGCGTTGCGTAAGGCCCAGGCGGCCCGGCAGGCCGGTAGCTCGATCTTCAAACTGGACGCCTCCCAGCTGCTCTGGGCGGTCATCTCGGTGGTCGGGCTGTTCCCGCTGGTGGTCCTGGCGCTGCTGGCCCTGATAGTCCTGCTGGTCATCTTCGCCATGGCCGGCGGATCGCAACTGACCTCGGCCTCGGCGGACCCCTCGGACCCCAACGGGCAGACCTCCCGGGTCAACGCCCTGATCGAACTCTCCGGCGGCGACGGCCGTGGGACCTTCGACCCGAGGAACATCCCGGACCAGGATCTGGTCGCACCGATCCGGGAGGCCGCCAAGAAGTGCGACCTGCTCACCCCGGTGATCCTGGCCGCCCAGATCGACTACGCCTCGGCCTTCGACCCGGACATGGAGGGCCCGCAGGGCCGCAAGGGGCTCTCCCAGTTGACCCCGGAGGTGTTCGACGAGTTCGGCGAGGACGACGACGACAGCGGCGAAGCCTCCGTGCTCGACCCCGAGGACTCCATCCACGCCCACGCCCGGTACTTCTGCCACCTGGCCGAGAGGACCGGGCAGCTGAGCAAGGAGAAGAAGGTGGTCGGTGACCACCTCAGCCTGACCCTGATGGCCTGGGAGATCGGCCTGGAGACCGTCGAGGCCCAGGGCGGTATGCCGGTGCTGGCCCTGGGCGCCTACCCGTTCCAGGTCCGAGGGTTGTTTGAGAAGTACACCTCCACCGGTACGGAGGAGCCCGACCCGGACCCCGTGACGGACGAACCGGATCCGGAGCCCGACGGCGATCCCGATCCCGACCCCACCCCGCCCGACGAGGACGGGCCGGACGTCGACGGGTCCACCCTGCTCAGCGAGTCGGTCTTCACGGCGATGTTTCCGAACCGGAACTCGTTCTACACCTACGCCGGGCTCCGGGACGCGATGGCGAAGTTTCCCGCCTTCGCCGCCACCGGTGACGAGCAGACCCGCAAGCGGGAACTGGCGGCCTTCCTGGCCAACGTCAACCACGAGTCCGGTGGCCTGGTGCACATCGAGGAAATCAACCAGGCCGCCTGGGGCAACTACTGCGACACCGGTCAGCCGTACGGGTGTCCGGCCGGACAGACCGCGTACCACGGACGTGGTCCGATCCAGCTCAGCTGGAACACCAACTACAAGGCCGCCGGTGACGCCCTCGGCCTGGACCTGCTCAACCAGCCGGACCTGGTACGCGACGATCCCTCGGTCGCCTGGCAGACCGCGCTGTGGTTCTGGACGACCCAGACCGGGGCGGGCACGATGACCGCCCACTCCGCGATGACCGGTGGCGGGGGCTTCGGCGAGACCATCCGCACCATCAACGGCGCCCTGGAATGCGGTGGGGGAAACTCCGCCCAGGTACAGGCCAGAGTGGCGGCCTACGAACGCTTCGCCACCAGCCTCGGCGTGGAGGTCGGAAATGAAGACGACCTCACCTGCTGA